The Brooklawnia cerclae nucleotide sequence AGGCTAGCGGGTGCCTCGCCGGGACGCTCATCTGGTCGCGGGCGTAGCCGTGGACATCCCTTCGACAGGCTCAGGGATCGTGGAGCACGCGACAGGTTCAGGGGTCGGGGCACACGCTCGTTGAGCTTGTCGAAACGAGCTGCCAGAGCCCGTCGGAACGAGCTGCCAAGGCCGAAACCGGCCGCCCGAGCGCACGCGACAGGTTCAGGGATCGGGGCACACGCTCGTTGAGCTTGTCGAAACGAGTTGCCAGAGCGCACGTGTACGGAGCGCCGTGCCGGGCGTGCGAGAATATGCCGCATGGTTTCTCTTCCCTCCAGGTTGTCCCAGCGCGTGGAAGCGGTTGCGGGCATCGATCCGGAGTTGCGTCCGGCGACCAAGCCCCAGTTCGGTCATTTTCAGTCGAACGTCGCGTTGCGCCTGGCGAAGCAGGAGGGCAGGCCGCCGCGCGAGGTGGCCGAGCGGATCGTCCGGGAACTCGATCTGGCCGATCTGTGCGAGACCCCGGAGGTGGCCGGTCCCGGATTCATCAACTTCCGCATCCGCGCCGACGTGCTGGCACAGACCGTGAACGAGCAATCGGCCGATCCCGGCGCGGGCATCGCACGGGCCGAGCACCCGCAGACGGTGGTGATCGACTACTCGTCCCCGAACGTCGCCAAGCAGATGCACGTGGGGCACCTGAGGTCGACCATCATCGGTGATTGCTTCAACCGCGTCCTTCGGGCGCTCGGGCACCACGTCATCGCGCAGAACCACCTCGGCGACTGGGGCAGGCAGTTCGGCATGCTGATCGAGCAGGTGGTCGACGAGCACCTCGACCTGGCCACGCTCGACCTGGCCGGGGCGGAGGCCCTGTACCGGCGGGCGAACGTCCACCTGAACCAGGACGAGGCCTTCGCCGAGCGGGCCAGGGAACGCGTCGTCAAGCTGCAGTCGGGCGACGAGGCGACACGGCAGGCGTGGCGGCGCCTGATCGAGATCTCGCTGGAGGGCTTCAACCGCACCTACGAGCGCCTGAACGTGCTGCTCACCGACGCCGACCTGGACGGCGAGTCGGTCTACAACGAGGATCTGCCGGGGATCGCCGACGACCTCGAGGCCCGTGGCATCGCCCAGGTCGACCAGGGTGCGCTCGTCGTGTTCGTCGACGGCATCGACGCACCGGCGATCATCCGGAACTCGGCCGGTGGCTACGGCTACGACGTCACCGACCTGGCCGCCGTCCGGCGCCGGGTGGACGACTTCGGCGCGAACCGGATCGTCTACGTCACCGACGCCCGGCAGTGGCACCACTTCCACCTGGTCTTCGAGGTCGCCCGCAAGGCGGGATACCTGCCCGACGACGTGAGGGCCGAGCACGTCGGCTTCGGCATGGTGCTGGGTCCCGGCGGCACGCCGA carries:
- the argS gene encoding arginine--tRNA ligase; this translates as MVSLPSRLSQRVEAVAGIDPELRPATKPQFGHFQSNVALRLAKQEGRPPREVAERIVRELDLADLCETPEVAGPGFINFRIRADVLAQTVNEQSADPGAGIARAEHPQTVVIDYSSPNVAKQMHVGHLRSTIIGDCFNRVLRALGHHVIAQNHLGDWGRQFGMLIEQVVDEHLDLATLDLAGAEALYRRANVHLNQDEAFAERARERVVKLQSGDEATRQAWRRLIEISLEGFNRTYERLNVLLTDADLDGESVYNEDLPGIADDLEARGIAQVDQGALVVFVDGIDAPAIIRNSAGGYGYDVTDLAAVRRRVDDFGANRIVYVTDARQWHHFHLVFEVARKAGYLPDDVRAEHVGFGMVLGPGGTPIKTRDGGTVTLESLLDEAEEHATPEIALAAIKYADLSNSLQKDYVFDAERMTQTTGDTGPYLQYAHSRCAGILREAEARGVAWDEVGLLAEPAEQELALWLTRFGETVQVVADELTPHKLCTYLFELATKFSTFYEQCPVLKSTDEVRASRLGLVAATKQVLATGLDLLGIVAPERM